In the Cryptococcus neoformans var. neoformans JEC21 chromosome 1, complete sequence genome, one interval contains:
- a CDS encoding specific transcriptional repressor, putative, producing MIQLQAQEKSISTSPEKTDQILLHNYAETLSAEDSIDPLLKHLTDPFNVEQADSPQSRTQDAVQGSAETANDFSWLPDFTNTASQANTVAAHLWPLNTTLPSLPSTQPPSSEAESPASSFTGGPHAGVEWPNNFDNRNIESIHSTGASDHDGIAGVVGISSTSSESELEAGGGKDDVVPPPPKKKSHARKQPEGHIKRARNAFILFRKHITDSNLIPPSVEVKHQNISVVAAKMWKEAPLEVRQKFQEQARIEKEEHQRKYPGYRYQPVFRRTDIIRRRVRKDPAEDEKVDAVAEALIKGKAGNELEKEIKEQLVTRSEASESDGESSRGSRRRRRETGQLSKGAIRAQRAQARAKQMRQNLLGSNLLSMSLYNAANARLASSAAATAAAENDYRYHSGIDAMGTTVGHGHTHPGMQYALDSYIQLGYGLDNRPVQVAGYSGEMYGAPSTASGHGSDIYRLPPINGMMAVENGYEWHAPSMEYWDQTNVDPEAAQRQAGYPFEGEYYATHYDLEGGVPEQTEYHLSSLMETSHVGNGSLPERAPGDIIAGAYVTHEKQEDKELPSMRQWAGEGQQTPSGHVMFNERLFDGALGSAGLPDKAEEPDALAMFDQAMEQAGEIAPW from the exons ATGATTCAGCTCCAAGCCCAAGAGAAATCTATTTCGACGTCCCCAGAGAAGACTGACCAAATCCTCTTACATAATTACGCGGAGACATTATCGGCTGAAGACTCAATTGACCCCTTACTGAAGCACCTCACTGACCCATTCAACGTCGAACAGGCTGATTCTCCTCAGAGTAGAACTCAAGATGCTGTTCAAGGAAGTGCAGAAACCGCAAATGACTTTTCGTGGCTACCAGACTTCACAAATACTGCCAGCCAAGCCAATACCGTTGCAGCTCACCTCTGGCCTCTAAACACTAcactcccttcccttccttctaCTCAGCCGCCTTCCTCGGAAGCCGAGtccccagcttcttcctttacCGGTGGACCGCATGCGGGAGTTGAATGGCCAAATAATTTCGATAACAGGAACATCGAATCGATACACAGCACTGGCGCTAGCGATCATGATGGCATTGCCGGGGTTGTTGGAATAAGCTCAACAAGTTCAGAGAGTGAACTAgaagctggaggaggaaaagatgacGTGGTGCCGCCTCctccgaagaagaaaagtcaTGCAAGGAAG CAACCGGAAGGTCACATTAAAAGGGCCAGAAACGCCTTCATTTTGTTTAGAAAGCACATCACCGATTCGAACTTGATCCCTCCCAGTGTTGAGGTTAAACACCAAAACATCTCAGTGGTT GCAGCCAAGATGTGGAAGGAGGCGCCTCTGGAAGTGCGTCAAAAGTTCCAGGAACAAGCTCGCATTGAGAAAGAGGAACACCAGCGCAAATATCCTGGGTACCGTTATCAGCCGGTCTTTCGCCGAACAGACATTATCCGTCGTCGAGTGCGCAAAGATCCAGCCGAAGACGAGAAGGTAGATGCCGTGGCGGAAGCTCTTATCAAAGGCAAAGCAGGAAATGAGCTAGAGAAGGAAATTAAAGAGCAGCTGGTTACGCGAAGTGAGGCAAGCGAGAGTGACGGCGAAAGCTCCAGGGGAAGCAGAAG ACGCCGCCGGGAAACAGGACAGCTTTCTAAGGGTGCAATTAGAGCCCAACGGGCCCAAGCTAGAGCCAAACAGATGAGGCAAAATCTACTGGGATCCAATCTCTTGAGCATGTCTCTCTACAATGCTGCCAACGCCCGTCTAGCTTCTTCCGCTGCTGCGACTGCTGCAGCTGAGAATGACTACCGGTATCATTCTGGTATCGATGCCATGGGAACGACGGTTGGGCACGGCCATACTCATCCAGGGATGCAATACGCCTTGGATTCTTACATTCAGCTAGGATATGGTCTCGATAACAGGCCTGTACAAGTTGCAGGGTACTCCGGGGAGATGTATGGGGCCCCTTCTACGGCATCAGGCCACGGAAGTGATATATACCGACTTCCTCCCATTAACGGTATGATGGCTGTCGAAAACGGGTACGAATGGCATGCTCCAAGTATGGAGTATTGGGATCAGACAAACGTAGATCCGGAGGCGGCCCAACGGCAAGCGGGATATCCTTTTGAAGGGGAGTACTACGCCACTCACTATGATTTGGAGGGAGGAGTTCCAGAGCAAACGGAGTATCACCTTTCCTCTCTTATGGAGACTTCTCACGTAGGTAACGGGTCGCTTCCCGAGCGAGCGCCGGGAGACATTATCGCTGGCGCCTATGTTACTCACGAGAAGCAGGAAGACAAGGAGCTGCCTAGTATGCGACAGTGGGCTGGCGAAGGACAGCAGACTCCTTCTGGACATGTGATGTTCAACGAGAGATTATTTGATGGTGCATTAGGGAGTGCAGGTCTTCCTGACAAGGCTGAAGAACCCGACGCTTTAGCCATGTTCGATCAAGCTATGGAGCAAGCAGGCGAGATTGCACCTTGGTAA